The genomic segment GTcactcaaaatatgttttatttcatgtgtgcatttattgtatttgtGCATGACTCTTAGCAGAAGTGCGACTGCCAGTACAGTGGAACCACTTTTATTACAGTATTACTTTTATTGACAGTATGCATTCCTGCTTCAGAGTCAGGTCAACGACTGAGCTATTTCACAGTCAAACATAGAAAAATAAGTATATTTCTGCAATTAACATCAGGTCAAGTAAGTAGTACGTTACAACATCAGTTACAGGAGTGTAATGACCAAAGATGATAGGTTATCAGAAGTGTTATTGTGGCAAGTCTTACAGCATCAACAATAAATGCTACTTGTAGCACTACAACACTCTGTGATGGAACCCTGTCTGAGTCTTCCAACCATCCGTTAGCTGGATAGCGtggcagtgtgtgtttgtggggtGTGTTCATATAGAAACAAACTAAGGGAGGAAGTTTATACTTTCACACAGTTTCACACAAAGGTGAATTTTCAAGACTGGGTCAAAATATAGAGGATCTGCTACAGCTAATGTAGTAGTTTAACAGTACAACTGTCTAAGAAATGTGCAACTGGTTATGTACAGTAGACCCAGATGATGTGTTGTAATCTGTGGTCTTTGTTCCCTTGGAGGGGTTGCTAGCCTTGCTCACTTGATTAACCAGTCTTGTGACTaactcagaaacagcatttgaacacGTCTACACTGGAATTGCAGAGAGTTTGGCAAAATCGTGTCATGCTTAAATGACTCACAATATGGCATTCTTGTCTTGTCTTCTGTTGTCCCACAGATGTGACTGTTGTGTGATAAATATGGTTCAGATGGAAGAAGCCAAAGTGTCGTGCCTTAGCCTTCTCACCTACCACAGAGAGCTGCTGGTGTCCAGGCTGAGGAGCATTCAGTGCATCCTCGACAACCTGTTGGCAGGTGGCTTCCTCTGTGAAGAGGATGTTGAGATTGTTCAGCGAACTGTCACTAAGACAGATCAGGTAGGAAAACCTGAACAGGgcatttcctttttaaaaaagagaccattttttaaattaaaaaaacaacaatagtaCAAAAAATATAGTGTTTATACAATTTTCAGTAACTTTATTTCCTCTCATTATTTTTTAGGTGCGCAAAATCTTGGAGCTAGTGCAATGCAAGGGGGAGGAGGCCTGTGAATACTTCATTTTCATCATATATAATGTCCACGATGCGTACATAGACCTCCAGCCATGGCTGAAAGAGATCAATTACCAACCAAGCAAAGAAGTTACAGTGATGAAAGTGGTTAACACTGATCCCAGTAAGTATTACAGGAAACTGTACTGCTCTATGAATTTCTTTTTATCTACTTAATGAATTTAATGTGGGAATGTTTGTTTCACGACGTTTTTCTTAAATTCTTCTCTTTAAGGAGAAGCCAAGCCCTCGTTATGCAAAATACTTTCTATTGCATTATATTTGCTACCACATTACTCTTTGTGCACGAAGCATTTCAATGCTGAAACTGGTGGGagtgaagtttttaaaaaatgtttaacataTTGTTGGGTAGTAACTAGTAACAATAGCTGTCAGGTAAATGTGgtgcaataaaaaatacagtggTTACTTCTGAGTACATCTGAGTTCAAGTACCTGAAAATGAGATAGGATTGTAGATATACTTTTTACTGTTGGACTGCAGATGTATCACACTGTCATTTAGgaatgcatttttacagaattattaaatttttttattttactatttcaaaaaaaatcaagcacctTAAGTCTGCACAATGACATTACATATTAGTAAGTTATAGTATAAATTTAAAACCCAATCTACATGTTTATTTATTACTCCAAACACACAATATTCAGTATCAAAATGTGTCATCAAGTGCTTGGGCAGACACCAGAATACTACTTTGCTGGCATTTGTCAAATTTAAACAAGAGCAAAAGTTCTCACACTACATTACAAGCAAGAATCTTCACCTTATGTCCAAAACTCTTTGAATCATCTCATGTTTTGACATTTGGAGGTTCCATAATCCATACGATGGGACAAGTTAATGAAcacatgaaatacatttttctttttcctttttgggTCAGCTATGGTCAATTGTGAAACGGCTGAGCTGTGGTCTCAGCATGTTGTGAATGCTTCCTTGCATTCTCACCATACTCTGCTCCAGACCTTTGTGTAGTTTCCTCTTTCTTGTCCTCTCCCCTGGCATGTTTGTGCACAGTCCGAATAATTGTAAATTAAACATTGAGTTCATCATGTTTTAAATATGCAGACTGAGAAAAAATACACACTAAATGTGTCTGTAGCAAACAAAAAATTTGAGTCCTTTTACAACTTCTAAATTTCTGGTCTATCGGATGCTAAAGCTAGTGAGGTTTGTTCAACACTTGGTGCAACTGTGTGTAAGCAAGCAAGTTTTCTGGCCACACAAGAAGTTTGGTGGGTCTGGCTGAGGTTATAATCCTCAAAGATTATTCTACGCGATGAAATACAGTATTTCAGCATTTAGGAGTTAACTTTAACTTGACTTACATGAGACATTTCACACAGATATTCACGTTTTGAATAGATTAAATAACTCTGAtcatagacagaaaacagcagctaatTCACCATCTATGTCCTCTCAGTCAGCAGGTACTGTGCGAAGTTGAGACATGACATGAACCGGGACACCAGCTTCATCATGTCGTATGGCCAGAAAGAGGAGACCCGGCTGGAAGACCTTTACACTGACACTGTGATGGAAGTGTTGAACAACTGCAATGAAAGTCTGGGTTTCTTAGAGAGCCTGGACCAGCTCCTGGGAGACAACTCAGTTTTCAATCCCCAAGGTGAAATCATCTATGTAATGGGGGATGCTGGTGTGGGAAAATCCATCCTTCTGCAGAAGCTTCAGAACCTCTGGTCCCAGAAGGAGCTGCAGACAGATACAATCTTTTTCTTCAAGTTTCGCTGTAGGATGTTCAGCCTCTTCAAGGATACAGACCAGATCTCCCTCAGAGATCTGTTGTTCAAGCACAGCTGCTACCCAGACCATGATCCAGACAATGAAATCTTTGATTACATCCTGCGCTTCCCTGAAAAGGTTGTATTTACCTTTGATGGCTATGATGAGATTCAGGAGCATGTCGACTTGATGAATGTTCCTGAGGTGGTGTCACCAGAAGACAAGGCAAGCCCCCTCCAGCTGCTCATCAGCTTGCTCTGTGGAAAACTACTCAAGGGCTCAAAGAAGGTGCTGACAGCCCGAACAGGGATTGAGATCCAAAGTACAGTGATCCGAAAGAAGGTCATGCTGCGTGGCTTCTCTCCAGCTCACCTAAAGGTTTACATAGATCTGCACTTTAAGGAGCAGGAGCATAGAGACCTGGTGTCAGTTCAGCTGAATGCTAGTCCCTACCTCTGTGGCCTGTGCTCCACCCCGCTGTTCTGTTGGATTGTATTCAAGAGCTTTAGGCACCTACATACAATGCATGATAGTTTTCATCTGCCTGACACCTGCGTCACACTCACTAATATCTTTCTCCTGCTGTCTGAGGTGTTCCTCAGTCGCTTAGCCTCACCTGCACCATctttgctgaagaaaagcactcgCTGCACCTCAGAGACATTCACAGCAGGGCTCAGGCCCCTTGCTGCGTTTGCCAAGCTAGCACTACAGAGTATGGAGAGAGGTAGCTTCATTTGCAACCAAGAGGAGATCAGTGCTTGTGGTCTGACAGAAGAGGACCTGCCCCTGGGCTTTCTTAGACCTGTTAGTGAGATTGATGCCAATGGAAGCCCTGCTACGTTTGAATTCCTCCACGTCACCCTCCAGTCTTTCTTGGCAGCATTTGCTCTTGTGTTGGATGAGCAGGCTGCTCCCAGCTCTATCCTTAAGTTCTTCACCGAGTGCAGCAGGAAAAGGCAACAGTTCTGTCTGCCTGTTGATTTCTGTATCAGTAGCTCCTCAAGGTCCAGTGAAAAGAAGCCGTTTGCACCTAATGAGCACCTTCAgttcacaaatctgtttttgtgcgGGTTGCTGTCCAAGATTAACACAGGCCTGATGGGACATCTGCTATCTCCTGTTTTATTAAGGAAAAAACAGGCCTTGCTGAAGTCTTACCTGTCTACCAGTGTCAGGTCCCACCTGCAGGGTTTACCCCACCACAGTGCTAGTGATGGCAAGGTAGTTCATGTTTTGAGCAACTTCCTTTGGATGCTGAGGTGCATCTTTGAGACGGGGAGCAAAGACATTGCTCAGATGACAGCGAAGGGCATCACAGCTGAATTTATCAAGCTGGGTTACTGTAACATCTACTCAGGTGACTGCACTGCCCTGAACTTTGTACTACAGCATCGTAAGAAACTCCTGGGGGTCGACAtggacaacaacaacatcagtgACTATGGAGTGATGCAACTCAAGCCGTCCTTTTGCAAGATGACAGTAGTGAGGTAAGAAGTACAGACATGTTCATAACTACCTTTTAATTTCCACTAATAGATGATCTGATTGATTAAATGATGCACAAATCAAACTTCTGGCCTTTAGATTGTGCGTCAATCACCTGTCAGACAGCAGCATTGAGATCCTTGCAGAGGAGCTGTGCAAACACAAAGTTGTGAAAACTTTGGGGTGAGTAAACATCGTCCAACATCAGTTGTACCAAAACTGAGTAACCTGCCCTTAGTACTGTTAACAGTGTGTGTCAAGGTATGGGATATATTAGAtgtgaacagtcagttctttGAGTCAACATGTTGGATATAGTTGAAATGGACAGTAGTAAAGACTTACACAAGGCCAAATAATTTTTCCCAGAAAACTAGGCCAGAGCATTTCCAAGAAACCAGTAAAATGTTAATGACAGAGGAGTGATTTTTGTTTAGGCCAGTTGGCTCTGCTTTAATGTGCATGTATATTAACAAACAGGGCCAAACTAATTTCACTTCTGTCAGAGGCAAAGACCAGACTGTAGCCTTGTATGCCAATGGAGAAGTGTTCTGTTTCAGATTCCAAGAAGGGCAAAGCAATAAATAAACTCGCAAATAAATTTTACTACAGAAATGACTAGTCAATTTATCAATGAGTCAGTTGACAGAAACTCAATTTGCACCCaaaataaacaatgacatttatttttcttaaacacatttttaaacaaatatggTCTCCTCTCTGGTTTTTCATCTTCATTGCAATATACTAAATATTGTTAGGTTTTAGACCATTAATCAAATAAGAAGGCATCAGAAGATTTTACCTTGGACTGTGGGAAATTGTcttattttaaagcatttattgAACTAAGTGAGCAACTGATTGTTTAGGAAGTAATTCTCTGATGAATTTATATGATTTATGTACCTGTCCTCAGGCTTTACAATAATCACATCACAGATGCTGGAGCCAAGCTGGTTGCTCAGATAATTGAGGAATGCCCAAAGCTGCGTAATGTCAAGTATGTTCAGACTTGTATCAAGAATAAGTGATTGAAATATGCTGTGGCTTTATGTCTCTTAAATTGATGCATTCATTACTTTTTCCGTAGGATTGGCAATAACAAGATCACTAGTGTTGGTGGGAGGTATCTGGCCAATGCAATCCAGAAGAGCACTTCGATATTTGATGTGGGGTAAGATGTCATTGCTTTGAGGTGTCTTTGCTGATGCAGTTCAAATGAATCTCGGATATTTCTAGTTAGTAGTGAGGTGTGAAAAGAAATGACACAGGATAGCTGCAGATGATGAGCAATATATAGTAAagtacagcttttttttttccagacaagttTCTGGCAGTGAAAAATTGCTTCATCCTCATTATTTAAGCACCAGAATATAATGAAATACTGATACACACGGCAACAATAGAATCCAAAGAACACAACATCACCAGGATGCTTCAGCTGTCTTGTCAGGCCATCCAGCCCACCTGAAAACATCTAGGAAATAAATACTGGTGATATGAAGAAGGTTGTTTAGGTCTTAAAATAGAATATCAGTCTCTCATCTGGggctttgacatttttgcttccagGATGTGGGGGAACAGTATCGGTGATGAGGGAGCCGAAGATTTTGCTCAGGCTTTGAGGAACCACCCAAGCCTTACCAACCTCAGGTAGCAAGGCAAGGCAATGTGTAAAAAATAGTCAATAAAAAGCTGAGTCAAACTTAGTGACTCCAATCAttcctttttctgtctgtgttccagTTTGTCAGCCAATGGTATCACATCTAAAGGCGGGAAGTGTCTGGCAGAAGCGCTGAAAGAAAACAAGGTCCTCCGGATATTCTGGTAAGCACAGTGACATAGAAAGTTTGAGCTAAAGCTGTGTCTACATCAGAAATGCAGTAAAGGAGCTAAACTCAATGCTGTCACTAGGTCatgtttccagtttttttaCTACCATATGGAATTTATTAGATTTATTATcgcctttaaaaaacaaaaaactacttTGCCAGGTAAGCACTTTTCCCTCCAGAGTGTGTGCCATGTTGGTGTCCATATTATAGCCTTAAGATGTAGCTTTAGCAATCATTAGCAGAGCAG from the Acanthochromis polyacanthus isolate Apoly-LR-REF ecotype Palm Island chromosome 12, KAUST_Apoly_ChrSc, whole genome shotgun sequence genome contains:
- the nod1 gene encoding nucleotide-binding oligomerization domain-containing protein 1 — its product is MTPIMASHKNSTFTSSSCSTDVVTNSTLVVPVTSAWSWFLLKVNCLQHFGVEAVLRCDCCVINMVQMEEAKVSCLSLLTYHRELLVSRLRSIQCILDNLLAGGFLCEEDVEIVQRTVTKTDQVRKILELVQCKGEEACEYFIFIIYNVHDAYIDLQPWLKEINYQPSKEVTVMKVVNTDPISRYCAKLRHDMNRDTSFIMSYGQKEETRLEDLYTDTVMEVLNNCNESLGFLESLDQLLGDNSVFNPQGEIIYVMGDAGVGKSILLQKLQNLWSQKELQTDTIFFFKFRCRMFSLFKDTDQISLRDLLFKHSCYPDHDPDNEIFDYILRFPEKVVFTFDGYDEIQEHVDLMNVPEVVSPEDKASPLQLLISLLCGKLLKGSKKVLTARTGIEIQSTVIRKKVMLRGFSPAHLKVYIDLHFKEQEHRDLVSVQLNASPYLCGLCSTPLFCWIVFKSFRHLHTMHDSFHLPDTCVTLTNIFLLLSEVFLSRLASPAPSLLKKSTRCTSETFTAGLRPLAAFAKLALQSMERGSFICNQEEISACGLTEEDLPLGFLRPVSEIDANGSPATFEFLHVTLQSFLAAFALVLDEQAAPSSILKFFTECSRKRQQFCLPVDFCISSSSRSSEKKPFAPNEHLQFTNLFLCGLLSKINTGLMGHLLSPVLLRKKQALLKSYLSTSVRSHLQGLPHHSASDGKVVHVLSNFLWMLRCIFETGSKDIAQMTAKGITAEFIKLGYCNIYSGDCTALNFVLQHRKKLLGVDMDNNNISDYGVMQLKPSFCKMTVVRLCVNHLSDSSIEILAEELCKHKVVKTLGLYNNHITDAGAKLVAQIIEECPKLRNVKIGNNKITSVGGRYLANAIQKSTSIFDVGMWGNSIGDEGAEDFAQALRNHPSLTNLSLSANGITSKGGKCLAEALKENKVLRIFWLVQNELTDVSAPHFAELIKANTGLSHLWLIGNQFTVDGMRHLAEALTHNTELKEICAKGNQLSEEEEKEFQSEKRLRFH